Proteins co-encoded in one Microbacterium hydrocarbonoxydans genomic window:
- a CDS encoding serine hydrolase domain-containing protein — MTGLVPLGGPVHGRADERLAALVGRLDDALAADPDLSFQVAAYRHGVPVLDAWGGPHLAERSLTVPYSVTKNIIGVTVGLLVERGDLDLDERVAKYWPEFAAKGKQHVTVRQLLSHQAGLPQTSPGLTWDELLDHHAAADRLAQERPFWHPGSAFGYHAITIGNLADELVHRVTGRTLHDVYEHDIRAPHDIDFFLGLPAEHEDRLVPLLPMVRPSDDSTAPSSSALGPVVFALPGDVDLALSPRSWRYGHPAGSGAGTARGIARLLAAAVTGVEGEQAILSPDTVGRIGQQQIRGYDEVLHQHDRAHAVVFQKPSQQLAFGGPRSFGHDGAMGALACVDPDTGIAFAWTIARGPWPGGADPRAVALARELGHLLSL; from the coding sequence GTGACCGGTCTCGTGCCTCTCGGCGGCCCGGTGCACGGACGCGCCGACGAGCGCCTCGCCGCTCTCGTCGGTCGGCTCGACGACGCGCTCGCCGCGGATCCGGACCTCTCGTTCCAGGTCGCCGCCTATCGGCACGGCGTGCCGGTGCTCGACGCATGGGGCGGTCCGCACCTCGCAGAGCGGTCGCTCACAGTCCCGTACTCGGTGACGAAGAACATCATCGGGGTGACGGTGGGGCTGCTCGTCGAGCGTGGCGATCTCGACCTCGACGAGCGGGTGGCGAAGTACTGGCCCGAGTTCGCGGCGAAGGGCAAGCAGCACGTCACCGTGCGACAGCTCCTCTCGCACCAGGCAGGGCTTCCCCAGACCTCCCCCGGCCTGACGTGGGACGAACTCCTCGATCACCATGCGGCCGCCGACCGTCTGGCGCAGGAACGCCCGTTCTGGCACCCGGGCAGCGCCTTCGGCTACCACGCCATCACCATCGGCAATCTCGCCGACGAGCTCGTGCATCGCGTCACCGGGCGCACTCTGCATGACGTGTACGAGCACGACATCCGCGCCCCGCACGACATCGACTTCTTCCTCGGACTGCCTGCCGAGCATGAAGACCGACTGGTGCCGCTGCTGCCGATGGTCCGGCCGAGCGACGACTCCACGGCCCCGTCGTCGTCTGCGCTCGGACCGGTGGTGTTCGCGCTTCCGGGTGACGTCGATCTCGCGCTCTCCCCGCGCAGCTGGCGCTACGGGCACCCTGCAGGGTCCGGCGCGGGCACGGCTCGCGGTATCGCCCGGCTCCTCGCGGCAGCCGTCACCGGAGTCGAGGGCGAGCAGGCCATCCTCTCCCCCGACACGGTCGGCCGGATCGGTCAGCAGCAGATCCGCGGCTACGACGAGGTCCTGCATCAGCACGACCGCGCGCATGCGGTGGTCTTCCAGAAGCCGTCCCAGCAGCTGGCCTTCGGGGGTCCTCGATCGTTCGGCCACGACGGCGCCATGGGCGCCCTCGCGTGCGTCGACCCCGACACGGGCATCGCGTTCGCGTGGACGATCGCGCGCGGCCCGTGGCCGGGCGGCGCGGATCCTCGCGCCGTGGCCCTCGCGCGTGAGCTCGGCCACCTCCTCTCACTCTGA
- the rhaS gene encoding rhamnose ABC transporter substrate-binding protein, whose protein sequence is MTFARKKIAGFAAVAVAAALVLSGCADTSGGSGGSGSGGEGGSDNLAITFLPKNLGNPYFDTSSEGGKTAVDEFGGTFAEVGPAEATPDAQVSYINTATQQAVGALVVSANDPKAICDALNEARDAGVKVVTFDSDTNPECRDLFINQADSEGIAKVQVDLIADQIGGAGEVAILSASANATNQNAWIDLMKEYVASDYPDITIVETVYGDDDDQTSFDKTAALLQSHPNLKGIISPTTVGIAAAARYVSTSDYKGKVAITGLGTPNQMREYVEDGTVTAFALWNPADLGYLAAFASKALIEGEITGEEGDTFEAGELGEYEVGADGVVLLGDPFEFNADNIGDFDF, encoded by the coding sequence ATGACGTTTGCACGCAAGAAGATCGCGGGGTTCGCGGCAGTCGCCGTGGCCGCAGCGCTCGTGCTGAGCGGCTGCGCCGACACGAGCGGCGGCTCGGGTGGCTCGGGCTCCGGCGGTGAAGGCGGATCCGACAACCTCGCGATCACGTTCCTGCCCAAGAACCTCGGCAACCCGTACTTCGACACCTCGAGCGAGGGCGGCAAGACGGCCGTCGACGAGTTCGGCGGCACGTTCGCCGAGGTCGGACCCGCCGAGGCCACCCCTGACGCCCAGGTCAGCTACATCAACACCGCGACGCAGCAGGCCGTCGGTGCGCTGGTCGTCTCGGCCAACGACCCGAAGGCGATCTGCGACGCGCTGAACGAGGCACGCGACGCCGGCGTCAAGGTCGTCACCTTCGACTCCGACACCAACCCCGAGTGCCGCGACCTGTTCATCAACCAGGCCGATTCCGAGGGCATCGCCAAGGTGCAGGTCGACCTGATCGCCGACCAGATCGGCGGCGCCGGCGAGGTCGCGATCCTGTCGGCATCCGCCAACGCGACCAACCAGAACGCCTGGATCGATCTGATGAAGGAGTACGTCGCGAGCGACTACCCCGACATCACGATCGTCGAGACCGTCTACGGCGACGACGACGACCAGACGTCGTTCGACAAGACCGCGGCGCTGCTGCAGAGCCACCCGAACCTGAAGGGCATCATCTCGCCCACGACGGTCGGCATCGCGGCTGCCGCGCGCTACGTGTCGACCTCGGACTACAAGGGCAAGGTCGCGATCACCGGTCTCGGCACGCCGAACCAGATGCGCGAGTACGTCGAGGACGGCACCGTCACGGCGTTCGCACTGTGGAACCCGGCCGACCTCGGCTACCTCGCGGCCTTCGCCTCGAAGGCGCTGATCGAGGGCGAGATCACAGGAGAAGAGGGCGACACGTTCGAGGCGGGCGAGCTCGGCGAGTACGAGGTCGGCGCCGACGGCGTCGTGCTGCTCGGCGACCCGTTCGAGTTCAACGCCGACAACATCGGCGACTTCGACTTCTGA
- a CDS encoding DUF5605 domain-containing protein, with protein sequence MFDRRSTFGEALDHPGARAVLERLMPGFAASPMAVQFRDGRLGSLVALVPALETQEARDTLWAELAEIGDDVQRAPYAPALSPDPGYESATVERGSATVTSPESVTLWAPLEIRIDGPSHGNPFVDVELDAVFVRDGEELRVGGFYDGDGSYVIRALADATGDWSFETRSTARSLDGLRGTVSVGPAADGAHGPVHVEGLHFRHADGTRHRPLGTTAYAWTHQPEELQEQTLATLADAPFTKMRMCIFPKSYLYNANEPADFPFPGSLADGFDLERFDPAHFRRLEQRITDLAALGIQADLILFHAYDRWGFADLGPAVDERYLRYVVRRLSAYANVWWSMANEYDLLWAKDTADWERLAAVVGEEDAFGHLNSIHNCRPFYDYSAPWITHVSIQRVDVYRTAENTDEWRERWGKPVVIDECAYEGDIDQGWGNITGEEMVRRFWEGAVRGGYVGHGETYLPSALGLDDEILWWSKGGLLHGTSPDRIRFLEQLLAEAPDGVWDPLPGDWDVPWGGVAGELRIGYFGFNRPRFRQVMLDEGEWTIDVIDTWNMTIDRLPGVHGSGSVRVELPGRPFMAVRISRA encoded by the coding sequence ATGTTCGATCGCCGCTCCACCTTCGGAGAAGCCCTCGACCACCCCGGCGCTCGCGCCGTGCTCGAACGCCTCATGCCCGGATTCGCCGCATCGCCGATGGCCGTGCAGTTCCGCGACGGCCGACTCGGCAGCCTCGTCGCTCTGGTGCCGGCGCTCGAGACGCAGGAGGCTCGTGACACGCTGTGGGCCGAACTCGCCGAGATCGGCGACGACGTGCAGCGCGCGCCGTACGCGCCGGCGCTCTCGCCCGACCCCGGGTACGAGTCCGCGACCGTCGAACGCGGTTCGGCCACCGTGACCTCGCCCGAGTCGGTCACGCTCTGGGCACCGCTGGAGATCCGCATCGACGGACCGTCCCACGGGAATCCGTTCGTCGATGTCGAGCTCGATGCGGTGTTCGTGCGCGACGGCGAGGAGCTGCGGGTCGGCGGGTTCTACGACGGCGACGGCTCCTACGTGATCCGGGCGCTGGCCGATGCCACCGGAGACTGGTCGTTCGAGACGCGGTCGACGGCACGGTCGCTCGACGGTCTGCGCGGCACGGTCTCGGTCGGCCCGGCCGCCGACGGAGCGCACGGCCCCGTGCATGTCGAGGGTCTGCACTTCCGTCATGCCGACGGCACACGGCATCGCCCCCTCGGCACCACCGCCTACGCGTGGACGCATCAGCCCGAGGAGCTGCAGGAGCAGACGCTCGCGACTCTGGCCGATGCCCCGTTCACCAAGATGCGCATGTGCATCTTCCCGAAGTCGTACCTGTACAACGCGAACGAGCCGGCAGACTTCCCGTTCCCCGGTTCACTGGCCGACGGCTTCGACCTCGAGCGCTTCGACCCCGCGCACTTCCGCCGCCTCGAGCAGAGGATCACCGATCTCGCCGCCCTCGGCATCCAGGCCGATCTCATCCTCTTCCACGCGTACGACCGGTGGGGATTCGCCGACCTCGGTCCCGCCGTCGACGAGCGCTACCTGCGCTACGTCGTGCGCCGGCTCTCGGCCTACGCGAACGTGTGGTGGTCGATGGCGAACGAGTACGACCTGCTGTGGGCCAAGGACACCGCCGACTGGGAGCGTCTCGCAGCGGTGGTCGGCGAGGAGGATGCGTTCGGGCATCTCAACTCGATCCACAACTGCAGACCTTTCTACGACTACTCGGCCCCGTGGATCACGCACGTGAGCATTCAGCGCGTCGACGTCTACCGCACCGCCGAGAACACGGATGAGTGGCGCGAGCGCTGGGGAAAGCCCGTCGTGATCGACGAGTGCGCGTACGAGGGCGACATCGATCAGGGCTGGGGCAACATCACCGGGGAGGAGATGGTGCGCCGGTTCTGGGAGGGCGCGGTGCGCGGAGGATACGTCGGGCACGGCGAGACGTATCTGCCGTCGGCCCTCGGGCTCGACGACGAGATCCTGTGGTGGTCGAAGGGCGGACTGCTGCACGGGACCTCGCCCGATCGCATCCGGTTCCTCGAGCAGCTCCTCGCCGAAGCCCCTGACGGCGTGTGGGATCCTCTGCCCGGTGACTGGGACGTCCCGTGGGGCGGGGTGGCCGGCGAACTCCGCATCGGGTATTTCGGATTCAACCGCCCGCGCTTCCGCCAGGTCATGCTCGACGAGGGCGAGTGGACGATCGACGTGATCGACACCTGGAACATGACGATCGATCGCCTGCCCGGTGTGCACGGATCAGGGTCGGTGCGCGTGGAACTGCCCGGCCGGCCGTTCATGGCTGTGCGGATATCCCGAGCCTGA
- a CDS encoding alpha-L-rhamnosidase — translation MAEIGSLRAELRHDTAFVATPTPRLSWTVVTRENGWLQSACEVTDGLETVRLDGGESSLVAWPFAPLSAGEAREVRVRAHSVAGSSTDWSEPLAIESGFLDEGEWVARPVGLAAAERDAQPAVVRTSFALDREVSRALLFWTALGAAEPEVNGTPVSDDVLAPGWTAYRDRLVHETVDITALLRTGVNELRATVAGAWYTEKYGFFAFAARLYGTQPSFLAQIRVTYVDGTTETIAPTGEGWQAAGDGPVVDSGVYPGEHQDLRLSPSAWAPARIGAAALPGYEDVPVPEARIAPPVRRTGALPVAAVIETPSGGRILDFGQNLVGRLRIRVRGDAGQRLVVRHAEVLENGELALRPLRNAAATATFDLSGADEVLESRFSFYGFRYAQITGGDVAPDDVEAIVLHTDMRRTGWFESSHPLLDRLHDNVLWGMRGNFLSIPTDCPQRDERLGWTGDIQVFAPTASFLYDCNGFLTSWLHDLALEQTRADGAVPLVVPAALPGFGASDGATPAAWGDAATVVPSVLLERFGDTTVVAAQYDSMRSWVDAVLRDAGDDGLWAGRMQLGDWLDPAAPADKPGQARVDSDIVASAYLARSLRLVADAATLLGRLDDAARYAALAERSRAAFVAEYVTPAGRMMSDAVTAYALALEFDLVTDARQREGLGDRLAALVREGGYRIATGFVGTPLVADALTNAGHLHAAERLLLQTECPSWLYPVTQGATTVWERWDSLLPDGSVNPGEMTSFNHYALGAVADWMHRTVAGLAPADAGYRRLRIAPRPLTALDHASARHETPYGTASVAWRRDGDEIVVTAVVPPNTTAAISVPGAPGDVGAGTHEWRYAAPPQHPPRALPGLAASLADVVDDPRAYRALFDALAEVAPDRVEPVRTGTVWGAGRPLSTALMFSPPHVLARVDEAIRTATAAPTATATATATT, via the coding sequence ATGGCGGAGATCGGATCACTCAGGGCCGAGCTGCGACACGACACCGCGTTCGTGGCCACCCCGACGCCGCGGCTGAGCTGGACCGTCGTCACGCGTGAGAACGGGTGGCTGCAATCCGCCTGCGAGGTGACCGACGGGCTCGAGACGGTCAGGCTCGACGGCGGCGAGAGCTCGCTCGTGGCCTGGCCCTTCGCACCGCTGTCGGCGGGTGAGGCGAGGGAGGTCCGCGTGCGGGCGCACTCCGTCGCCGGATCGAGCACCGACTGGAGCGAACCGCTCGCGATCGAGTCCGGCTTCCTCGATGAGGGTGAGTGGGTCGCACGGCCGGTGGGCCTCGCGGCGGCCGAGCGCGACGCCCAGCCCGCCGTGGTGCGCACATCGTTCGCTCTCGATCGCGAGGTCTCACGGGCTCTGCTGTTCTGGACCGCGCTCGGGGCCGCCGAACCCGAGGTGAACGGCACCCCCGTCTCGGACGACGTGCTCGCCCCGGGCTGGACCGCCTACCGCGACCGGCTGGTGCACGAGACCGTCGACATCACCGCGCTCCTGCGCACCGGCGTCAACGAGCTGCGCGCCACCGTGGCCGGCGCCTGGTACACCGAGAAGTACGGCTTCTTCGCGTTCGCCGCACGGCTCTACGGCACACAGCCCTCGTTCCTCGCTCAGATCCGCGTCACCTACGTCGACGGCACGACCGAGACCATCGCCCCCACGGGCGAGGGGTGGCAGGCTGCCGGCGACGGTCCCGTGGTCGACAGCGGCGTGTACCCCGGTGAGCACCAGGATCTGCGTCTCAGTCCCTCGGCGTGGGCTCCGGCGCGGATCGGCGCCGCCGCGCTGCCGGGCTACGAGGATGTCCCGGTGCCGGAGGCGCGGATCGCGCCTCCGGTGCGCCGCACGGGCGCCCTTCCGGTCGCGGCCGTGATCGAGACGCCGTCCGGCGGACGGATCCTCGACTTCGGGCAGAACCTGGTGGGCAGGCTGCGCATCCGCGTGCGAGGCGACGCAGGGCAGCGCCTCGTGGTGCGCCATGCGGAGGTGCTCGAGAACGGCGAGCTCGCACTGCGGCCGCTCCGCAACGCGGCGGCGACTGCGACGTTCGACCTCTCGGGCGCCGACGAGGTGCTCGAATCGCGTTTCTCCTTCTACGGGTTCCGCTATGCCCAGATCACCGGCGGCGACGTCGCTCCCGACGATGTCGAGGCGATCGTGCTGCACACCGACATGCGGCGCACCGGATGGTTCGAGTCCTCCCACCCTCTGCTCGACCGTCTGCACGACAACGTGCTCTGGGGCATGCGCGGGAACTTCCTCTCGATCCCCACCGACTGCCCGCAGCGCGACGAGCGCCTGGGGTGGACCGGCGACATCCAGGTCTTCGCGCCGACCGCGAGCTTCCTGTACGACTGCAACGGCTTCCTCACCTCGTGGTTGCACGATCTGGCGCTCGAGCAGACGCGCGCCGACGGTGCAGTTCCGCTCGTGGTCCCTGCCGCGCTCCCCGGTTTCGGTGCCTCCGACGGCGCGACGCCGGCCGCGTGGGGCGATGCCGCGACCGTGGTGCCGAGCGTGCTTCTCGAGCGCTTCGGAGACACCACCGTGGTGGCCGCGCAGTACGACAGCATGCGGTCGTGGGTCGACGCGGTGCTGCGCGATGCCGGCGACGACGGACTGTGGGCGGGGCGCATGCAGCTGGGCGACTGGCTCGACCCGGCAGCTCCCGCCGACAAGCCGGGGCAGGCGAGAGTCGACTCCGACATCGTCGCGAGCGCCTACCTCGCTCGGTCGCTGCGTCTGGTGGCGGACGCGGCGACGCTGCTCGGGCGCCTCGATGACGCCGCGCGCTACGCCGCTCTCGCCGAGCGAAGCCGCGCCGCGTTCGTCGCCGAGTACGTCACGCCCGCCGGGCGCATGATGAGCGACGCCGTCACGGCCTACGCGCTCGCGCTGGAGTTCGACCTGGTCACCGACGCCCGGCAGCGCGAAGGACTCGGCGACCGCCTCGCGGCGCTGGTCCGCGAGGGCGGCTATCGCATCGCGACCGGCTTCGTGGGCACACCGCTCGTGGCCGATGCGCTCACGAACGCGGGGCACCTGCATGCCGCCGAGCGACTGCTGCTGCAGACCGAATGCCCGTCATGGCTGTATCCCGTCACGCAAGGGGCGACGACCGTGTGGGAGCGCTGGGACTCGCTCCTGCCCGACGGGTCGGTGAATCCGGGCGAGATGACCTCGTTCAATCACTACGCTCTCGGCGCCGTCGCCGACTGGATGCACCGCACGGTCGCCGGACTCGCCCCGGCGGATGCCGGCTACCGACGGCTGCGCATCGCGCCGCGACCTCTCACGGCGCTCGACCACGCCTCCGCTCGACACGAGACGCCCTATGGCACGGCATCCGTGGCCTGGCGGCGGGACGGCGACGAGATCGTGGTGACCGCGGTGGTCCCGCCCAACACGACCGCAGCGATCTCGGTGCCCGGGGCGCCGGGAGACGTCGGTGCGGGCACCCACGAGTGGCGCTATGCGGCGCCGCCGCAGCATCCGCCTCGTGCGCTGCCCGGGCTCGCCGCCTCGCTCGCCGACGTCGTCGACGACCCGCGCGCCTACCGCGCACTGTTCGACGCGCTCGCCGAGGTGGCACCCGACAGGGTCGAGCCGGTGCGCACCGGCACGGTGTGGGGAGCCGGACGACCGCTCTCGACCGCGCTCATGTTCAGCCCTCCGCACGTGCTCGCGCGCGTGGACGAGGCGATCCGCACGGCGACCGCCGCACCCACCGCGACCGCCACCGCGACCGCCACCACCTGA
- a CDS encoding glycoside hydrolase family 43 protein codes for MTTLHNPLLNGFHPDPSVVRVGDEWFLATSTFEYLPGIPIHRSRDFENWELIGHVATRADQLAVADVPTAGGAWAPTIRHRDGIFHLVITDAMGRGMLHFTATDAAGPWSDGALLTTHDGSGSLDGIDPDIAWGDDGTVYITFSGLLLSGEGVGRHLGIQQVRVDLDRHVALEEPRSLWSGTGGGFPEAPHLYAVDGRWYLMIAEGGTERGHGISIARGDSPEGPFETAPQNPLVSARSTTRPVQNTGHGDLVSGPDGDWLCVLLGVRPRSMTRAFSALGRETFVTTVHWRDDGWPAIDPVLLNVRPGTRVEIDFSRQRALDGEWIAVRTTPDTVADLDSRADAVVLHGTGRTLDDPHPVFLGRRQEHLTNAASVTVDVSAGVGGLAVRYDERFHVEVEAGAGVVTARAVVADLVQEWSMPVASDVLEFHIDSRSPAAGGGFPKTSDVFHLAVTADGERRELATVDGRFLSSETAESFTGRVIGVYAVSGDVAVLRWSAEGDDE; via the coding sequence ATGACCACGCTCCACAACCCGCTCCTCAACGGCTTCCACCCCGACCCCTCGGTCGTGCGGGTCGGCGACGAGTGGTTCCTCGCGACCTCGACGTTCGAGTATCTGCCCGGCATCCCGATCCACCGCTCGCGCGACTTCGAGAACTGGGAGCTCATCGGGCACGTGGCCACTCGAGCCGACCAGCTCGCCGTCGCCGATGTGCCCACGGCCGGCGGCGCCTGGGCGCCCACCATCCGTCACCGCGACGGGATCTTCCACCTCGTCATCACCGATGCGATGGGGCGCGGGATGCTGCACTTCACCGCGACCGACGCCGCAGGCCCCTGGAGCGACGGCGCGCTGCTGACCACGCACGACGGGTCGGGATCGCTCGACGGGATCGATCCCGACATCGCGTGGGGCGACGACGGCACCGTGTACATCACCTTCTCGGGGCTCCTCCTCAGCGGAGAGGGCGTGGGCCGGCACCTCGGCATCCAGCAGGTCAGGGTCGATCTCGATCGACACGTCGCGCTCGAGGAGCCGCGGTCGCTGTGGTCGGGCACAGGAGGCGGGTTCCCCGAGGCGCCCCACCTCTACGCTGTCGACGGTCGCTGGTACCTGATGATCGCCGAGGGCGGCACCGAGCGCGGCCACGGCATCTCGATCGCGCGCGGCGACTCGCCCGAGGGCCCGTTCGAGACCGCCCCGCAGAATCCGCTCGTCTCAGCCCGGTCCACGACCCGCCCCGTGCAGAACACCGGACACGGCGACCTGGTGAGCGGTCCCGACGGCGACTGGCTGTGCGTGCTGCTCGGGGTCCGCCCTCGCAGCATGACCCGGGCGTTCTCGGCCTTGGGACGAGAGACGTTCGTGACGACGGTGCACTGGCGCGACGACGGCTGGCCGGCCATCGATCCCGTGCTGCTGAACGTGCGTCCGGGCACCCGCGTCGAGATCGACTTCTCCCGGCAGCGCGCGCTCGACGGCGAATGGATCGCCGTGCGCACCACCCCCGACACGGTCGCCGACCTCGACTCCCGCGCCGATGCCGTGGTGCTGCACGGCACGGGGCGCACGCTCGACGACCCGCACCCGGTGTTCCTCGGTCGCAGGCAGGAGCACCTGACGAACGCCGCCTCCGTGACCGTCGACGTCAGCGCAGGCGTGGGCGGCCTGGCCGTGCGCTACGACGAGCGCTTCCACGTCGAGGTCGAGGCGGGAGCCGGCGTCGTCACCGCCCGCGCCGTCGTCGCGGATCTCGTACAGGAGTGGAGCATGCCGGTGGCATCCGACGTCCTCGAGTTCCACATCGACTCCCGCAGCCCCGCCGCCGGGGGCGGCTTCCCGAAGACCTCCGACGTGTTCCACCTCGCGGTCACCGCCGACGGGGAGCGGCGCGAGCTCGCGACCGTCGACGGCCGCTTCCTCTCGTCGGAGACGGCCGAGTCGTTCACGGGTCGGGTGATCGGCGTCTACGCCGTCTCGGGCGACGTGGCAGTTCTGCGCTGGAGCGCCGAGGGAGACGACGAGTGA
- a CDS encoding ABC transporter permease: MTTTTTTTSTRVIRDYDRPLWRRIFINREFAIIALLVLVTVVAAASIRGFAQPITANYLLLDVAPILLIALPMTLVMITGEIDLSVGSMVGLASVVTGVLTESGAPFEVAALAALLVGVVGGAFNGFLVTTVGLPSLAVTIGTLALFRGLAVGLLGTTAVTDFPETWTALAKAKIAGTTIPYIVIPFLILLVLFVVLLHFTPFGRGVFAIGLSKDAARFSGVNVERTKFILFVLSGVVAAFAGIFYTLRFGSARGDNATGLELQVIAAVVLGGVSVFGGRGHLHGVVAAVLLIGVLGSSLRLAGVTSDVINIITGGLLIFSVVAASILAWAQRLRAKAGPPLRAAASPAP, encoded by the coding sequence ATGACCACCACGACGACCACCACCTCGACCCGCGTCATCCGCGACTACGACCGCCCGCTCTGGCGGCGCATCTTCATCAATCGCGAGTTCGCGATCATCGCGCTCCTCGTGCTCGTGACCGTCGTGGCAGCGGCCTCGATCCGCGGCTTCGCTCAGCCGATCACGGCGAACTATCTGCTGCTCGACGTCGCGCCCATCCTGCTGATCGCTCTGCCGATGACGCTGGTCATGATCACGGGGGAGATCGATCTCTCGGTCGGATCCATGGTGGGCCTCGCGAGCGTCGTGACAGGAGTCCTCACCGAATCGGGAGCGCCGTTCGAGGTCGCCGCCCTCGCGGCCCTGCTCGTCGGAGTCGTCGGGGGTGCGTTCAACGGCTTCCTCGTGACGACTGTGGGGCTTCCCTCGCTCGCCGTCACGATCGGCACGCTCGCGCTGTTCCGCGGACTCGCGGTGGGCCTGCTCGGCACCACGGCCGTCACGGACTTCCCCGAGACATGGACGGCGCTCGCGAAGGCGAAGATCGCCGGCACGACCATCCCGTACATCGTGATCCCGTTCCTCATCCTGCTCGTGCTGTTCGTGGTGCTGCTGCACTTCACGCCCTTCGGGCGCGGAGTGTTCGCGATCGGCCTGTCGAAGGACGCCGCTCGGTTCTCGGGAGTGAACGTCGAGAGGACGAAGTTCATCCTCTTCGTGCTCTCGGGGGTGGTCGCAGCCTTCGCCGGCATCTTCTACACGCTGCGGTTCGGCAGCGCCCGTGGCGACAACGCGACGGGGCTCGAGCTGCAGGTGATCGCCGCGGTCGTGCTCGGCGGAGTCTCGGTCTTCGGCGGGCGCGGACATCTGCACGGCGTCGTCGCCGCCGTGCTCCTGATCGGGGTGCTCGGCAGCAGCCTTCGCCTGGCAGGCGTCACCTCCGACGTCATCAACATCATCACCGGCGGGCTGCTGATCTTCTCGGTCGTCGCAGCCAGCATCCTCGCCTGGGCGCAGCGCCTCCGCGCGAAAGCGGGTCCACCGCTGCGCGCAGCAGCCTCTCCCGCACCATGA